In Candidatus Contubernalis alkalaceticus, the following proteins share a genomic window:
- a CDS encoding EAL domain-containing protein — MPLSYIFSLVFFITFAFYFFSGQYILSLNAENKLNRVFFAVCLSLALWTFSFSIANSAPDYEVALFWRRVSSFGWGVLYSLLLHFFLILTERSTILNSRWHYMLLYLPAAVTIFVFGFYSESARAQYNLVNTAAGWTNVSANNWWDWYFNVYYAGYALAGLCLLWLWGRRSKEAEKKKQAYLLIASFTMALLLGTMTDLVVNTYMSFTIPQMAPIIIIFPIMAIFYAIKQYGLMNPSIKSQRAEPGQILSDDNRAKFYQVISLSFILGSMINIVSQYFFYKAPLNSVLLFSTALFIIGLFLQNIQRLPIKADHQDGVFVFLVSASVPLITLRFIEYAGITVWAVPIVFVIISVVYNKQRMIFLLGAFILLTQIWVWVKVPTAAVQIGASDHIARIGILSITLWLAYYVNRVYVQRLGENEDQIKFQKMVSHISADFVTVTESNLDEKINGMLQLIGRHYQVDRTYLFLFSKDQKMVTYTHQWCNEGIEPSINSVKDISIEYISWWMDQILHNGVVHIPDLESLPPEAAQEKRLFKKQQIQSLLSIPVTNKGKILGLLCFDSVKETKTWREDHQEFLRILANLLADALVKVRAEKEINYMAYYDLLTGLPNHTLFKNRLEQAIHLTRRTEKFISVMFMDLDSFKNVNDTMGHEGGDELLKQVASRISGCVRKHDTVCRFGGDELLLLLTNFARAEDISRVCENIMVAFEMPFKVNDRELFITASAGIAVYPVDGEEGETLIKNADLAMNASKNKGKNQFTLCSPVMREDIMKKMQLTNSLYRALERNELMLYYQPQVNVVTKEIIGLEALVRWNHPELGMISPGIFIPLAEQTGLINSIGQWVLFKACHQNKLWQDMNLPPLRMSVNLSVEQFRNVNLANLVANTLSKTGLDSKYLELEITESTAVKEAGYIIGVLQELKELGVTIAIDDFGTEYSSLSRLKTLPVDRIKIDMQFVHGISEGNKDEAIAKIIIQLAKSLELKVTAEGVETEPQVEFFSKQMCDEIQGFYYYKPMSALELEKILLNQLERKSSTFN, encoded by the coding sequence ATGCCTTTGTCATATATTTTTTCATTAGTATTTTTCATCACTTTTGCTTTCTATTTTTTTTCCGGGCAATATATATTATCTCTTAATGCTGAAAACAAGCTGAACCGTGTTTTCTTTGCCGTCTGCCTTTCACTGGCCCTTTGGACATTCTCTTTTTCCATTGCCAACAGTGCACCAGATTATGAGGTGGCTTTGTTCTGGCGCCGGGTGTCTTCTTTTGGTTGGGGAGTTTTATATAGTCTTCTGCTGCATTTTTTCCTCATCCTGACAGAGAGAAGCACAATTCTCAACAGCAGATGGCATTACATGCTGCTGTATCTGCCTGCGGCGGTGACAATTTTTGTTTTTGGTTTTTACAGTGAATCAGCCAGAGCACAGTATAATTTGGTCAACACTGCTGCCGGTTGGACTAATGTGTCTGCAAATAATTGGTGGGACTGGTATTTCAATGTTTATTATGCCGGTTATGCTCTTGCTGGATTGTGCTTACTCTGGTTATGGGGAAGAAGGTCAAAAGAGGCTGAAAAGAAAAAGCAGGCATATCTTTTGATCGCATCCTTTACTATGGCCTTATTATTGGGAACGATGACAGACCTTGTGGTGAATACATACATGTCATTCACTATCCCTCAGATGGCACCTATAATTATCATATTTCCCATCATGGCAATTTTTTACGCTATAAAACAGTACGGCCTGATGAACCCATCCATAAAAAGTCAAAGGGCTGAACCAGGACAGATTTTGAGCGATGACAACCGTGCCAAGTTCTATCAGGTTATTTCGCTGTCCTTTATTCTTGGAAGCATGATAAATATTGTATCTCAATATTTTTTCTATAAGGCACCTTTGAATTCTGTGCTGTTATTTAGTACTGCTCTTTTTATCATTGGATTGTTCCTGCAGAACATTCAACGATTACCGATTAAGGCGGATCATCAAGATGGTGTTTTTGTTTTTCTTGTGTCAGCATCTGTTCCGCTGATTACACTTAGGTTTATTGAATATGCAGGTATTACCGTATGGGCGGTACCTATTGTTTTTGTGATTATTTCCGTTGTTTATAATAAACAGCGAATGATTTTTTTGTTAGGTGCTTTTATTTTACTCACACAAATATGGGTGTGGGTTAAAGTGCCAACAGCTGCAGTGCAGATTGGCGCATCAGATCATATTGCAAGAATTGGAATTCTTAGTATCACCCTCTGGTTGGCATATTATGTTAATCGAGTGTATGTGCAGCGGTTGGGGGAAAATGAAGACCAAATTAAGTTTCAGAAGATGGTCTCACATATTTCGGCTGACTTTGTCACCGTCACTGAATCCAATCTGGATGAAAAAATCAATGGGATGCTGCAGTTGATTGGCAGGCATTACCAGGTAGACCGCACTTATCTTTTTCTCTTTTCAAAGGATCAGAAAATGGTGACATACACTCATCAATGGTGTAATGAAGGTATTGAACCATCTATTAATTCTGTTAAAGATATTTCCATAGAATATATATCCTGGTGGATGGATCAGATTTTGCATAATGGGGTGGTGCATATCCCTGATTTGGAAAGTCTCCCCCCTGAAGCTGCTCAAGAAAAAAGGCTGTTTAAAAAGCAGCAGATTCAGTCGCTGCTCTCTATTCCTGTTACCAACAAAGGCAAAATTCTGGGGTTACTGTGTTTTGACTCAGTGAAGGAGACAAAGACCTGGCGGGAGGATCACCAGGAGTTTCTGAGAATCCTGGCAAATCTATTGGCGGACGCACTGGTAAAAGTTAGAGCGGAAAAAGAGATTAACTACATGGCGTATTATGACCTATTGACAGGATTACCTAACCACACATTGTTTAAAAATCGTTTAGAACAAGCGATCCACTTAACCCGGCGGACCGAAAAATTTATAAGCGTGATGTTTATGGATTTGGATTCTTTTAAAAATGTCAATGATACTATGGGCCATGAGGGTGGCGATGAGCTTTTAAAACAGGTGGCCTCCAGGATATCTGGATGTGTGCGCAAGCATGATACTGTTTGCCGTTTTGGAGGCGATGAATTATTATTATTGCTTACCAATTTTGCCAGGGCAGAAGATATTAGCAGGGTTTGTGAAAACATTATGGTAGCTTTTGAAATGCCGTTTAAAGTTAACGACCGGGAACTGTTCATCACCGCCAGTGCAGGTATCGCCGTTTATCCGGTAGATGGGGAGGAAGGGGAAACTCTGATTAAGAATGCCGATCTGGCGATGAATGCCTCAAAAAATAAGGGTAAAAACCAGTTTACCTTATGTTCTCCAGTCATGAGAGAAGATATAATGAAAAAAATGCAGCTGACAAACAGTCTGTACAGGGCATTGGAAAGAAATGAATTGATGCTGTATTATCAGCCGCAGGTTAATGTTGTAACTAAAGAGATTATCGGTCTGGAGGCTTTGGTCCGCTGGAATCATCCGGAATTAGGGATGATTTCACCGGGTATTTTTATTCCATTGGCGGAGCAAACGGGCTTGATCAACTCAATTGGCCAGTGGGTATTGTTTAAGGCCTGCCATCAAAATAAGCTGTGGCAGGACATGAACCTGCCTCCCCTTCGTATGTCGGTGAACCTGTCCGTTGAACAGTTCCGAAATGTGAATTTAGCTAATCTGGTTGCCAACACTTTAAGTAAAACTGGTTTGGATTCTAAATATCTTGAACTGGAAATCACTGAAAGTACCGCAGTTAAGGAAGCGGGTTATATTATTGGAGTGCTCCAAGAATTGAAGGAATTGGGTGTGACCATTGCTATTGATGACTTTGGAACAGAGTATTCGTCTTTGAGCCGGTTAAAGACATTGCCTGTGGACCGGATCAAAATTGATATGCAGTTTGTTCACGGTATTTCAGAAGGCAATAAAGATGAAGCTATCGCAAAGATTATCATCCAACTGGCTAAAAGCTTAGAGCTTAAAGTCACAGCTGAAGGAGTTGAAACAGAACCGCAGGTAGAGTTTTTTAGCAAACAAATGTGTGATGAGATCCAGGGGTTTTACTATTATAAACCGATGTCTGCTTTAGAACTGGAAAAGATCCTTTTAAATCAGTTGGAGAGGAAATCATCAACATTTAATTAA
- a CDS encoding histidine kinase N-terminal 7TM domain-containing diguanylate cyclase — protein MIYLPEIWIFIISAGILLALISVIWKKRYLYSGHAFLILLCLALLWTVSFTLEITAQTLPLKVLMVKFQFIAIAFLPLAWLNIVLDYLGYIRSKTQWLTLMIIPIITNTILWFFPRPNWFWGEVIFTGDSIPFATIDYHYGFWFYFVHAPYSYIIMLVSISLLIRRFFRIHAVYRPQVAMMIAAITIPSMTDLFYVLGYSPIPYINFTTAVFSLSCLIIVWALYRHNFLDLLPMARDAVIENMDDGVIVLDLKKRILDINPAGTKITGITCQCVGRLLSEVCPGVINHTIEEISSGKNKKNKVDITMKDTNEVCVFEFRFSYIKNQLGQVKGSIVTLRDCTEEFNLFKRIQKQAIIDSLTETFNRKHILELGQKELNRIKRNPETQISIIMIDLDKFKNINDMYGHAVGDQVLKDFAETCKKSIRPYDIFGRLGGDEFAIILPNTSSKDAVAAAKRIIKNIDQMRIPTLNEENIAITISLGVVSSQEVPIINLDFDEFLNIADQLMYKAKKREAHQGSSFSSG, from the coding sequence ATGATTTATTTACCAGAAATTTGGATATTTATTATATCAGCAGGTATCCTTTTAGCATTAATTTCTGTAATCTGGAAGAAAAGATACCTTTACAGCGGACATGCCTTTCTTATTCTGCTCTGCCTGGCATTATTATGGACGGTAAGCTTTACCCTTGAAATAACGGCACAAACTCTGCCGCTAAAAGTACTTATGGTTAAGTTCCAATTTATTGCCATAGCCTTCTTACCACTGGCATGGCTTAATATTGTCCTGGATTATTTGGGATACATCAGGTCAAAAACTCAATGGCTTACATTAATGATTATTCCTATAATCACTAACACTATTTTATGGTTTTTCCCCAGGCCTAACTGGTTCTGGGGCGAGGTTATATTCACCGGTGATTCTATCCCCTTCGCAACAATAGATTACCATTACGGGTTTTGGTTTTATTTTGTGCATGCACCTTATAGTTACATCATTATGCTTGTTTCTATCTCTTTACTTATTAGAAGATTTTTTAGGATTCATGCTGTGTACCGGCCCCAGGTGGCCATGATGATTGCTGCCATAACAATTCCTTCCATGACTGATCTGTTCTATGTCTTGGGTTATTCACCCATACCTTATATTAACTTTACTACGGCGGTATTTAGCCTTTCATGCCTGATAATTGTCTGGGCACTTTATCGACATAATTTTCTTGATTTGCTACCCATGGCCCGTGATGCTGTTATCGAAAACATGGATGACGGTGTAATTGTTTTAGATTTAAAGAAAAGAATTTTGGATATAAACCCGGCTGGAACGAAAATCACCGGAATAACATGCCAATGTGTAGGCAGGCTGCTCTCAGAAGTTTGTCCCGGGGTAATCAATCATACAATTGAAGAAATTTCTTCCGGAAAAAACAAAAAAAATAAAGTTGACATTACCATGAAAGATACAAACGAGGTTTGTGTTTTCGAATTTCGTTTTTCCTATATTAAAAACCAGCTGGGGCAGGTAAAGGGCAGTATCGTAACGCTTCGTGACTGCACAGAGGAGTTTAACTTGTTTAAGAGAATTCAAAAACAAGCAATCATAGACAGCTTAACTGAAACATTTAACAGAAAACATATTCTTGAGTTGGGCCAAAAAGAACTAAACAGAATCAAGCGGAATCCGGAAACTCAAATATCAATCATCATGATAGATTTAGACAAATTTAAAAATATTAACGACATGTATGGTCATGCCGTGGGAGACCAGGTACTGAAAGACTTTGCAGAAACATGCAAAAAAAGTATTCGCCCATACGATATCTTTGGACGATTGGGTGGGGATGAGTTTGCCATTATATTGCCCAACACCTCCTCAAAAGACGCAGTAGCTGCAGCTAAACGAATTATAAAAAACATCGATCAAATGAGAATACCCACCCTAAATGAAGAAAACATTGCTATTACAATAAGTTTGGGAGTTGTATCTTCGCAGGAAGTACCAATCATCAACCTTGATTTCGATGAATTTTTAAATATAGCAGATCAACTGATGTACAAAGCGAAAAAACGAGAAGCGCACCAGGGTTCATCCTTTTCATCGGGGTAA
- a CDS encoding putative polysaccharide biosynthesis protein, translating to MYKKKLIQGTIILTGASLITRILGLANRMVLSRLIGAEGLGLFQMALPYYMLMTVVANLSMPGAMSRIISNRMAQGDKAGVEQVRRISLYLVIVTSVLSAAALWLGAPLLACYFLPDPRVELMFKAMSPALLFIGPSSAIKGYFQGLNNMTPSAVSLIVEQFFRVGASISGAYMLLPRGLEAAVLGSVTGYALGEACCFAVMRWYDKSRYIPFIYRPRATNSATLRELFYFALPLVMIRFSGSISSSIAAFLIPARLIQAGFTTAQATSLFGKLMGMALPLLFLPTVAIMPLSTTLVPTITSAVSLHNRQLTKRLINFAFSLTFLLGGITSVIFFLFPEQLVNLFYNTPAVAPLVVGMAPAVPFAYTQFTGLAILNAIGLPRQAFFTDIISNIAFLTLVFFLVGNPQLGIQGAVWALNISFFFGAIVVLVLIYYGIKKL from the coding sequence ATGTACAAAAAAAAGCTGATACAGGGTACCATTATTCTTACCGGAGCATCACTTATAACAAGAATATTGGGATTAGCCAACCGCATGGTCCTCTCAAGGCTCATTGGCGCCGAAGGTTTAGGGCTGTTTCAAATGGCTTTACCATACTACATGCTGATGACTGTAGTGGCTAACTTAAGCATGCCAGGAGCCATGTCCAGAATTATTTCCAACCGAATGGCCCAAGGGGATAAGGCCGGTGTGGAACAGGTAAGAAGGATATCCCTCTATTTAGTGATTGTAACATCAGTATTGAGTGCTGCAGCACTTTGGTTGGGGGCACCACTGCTGGCCTGTTATTTTCTACCTGATCCCAGAGTAGAATTAATGTTCAAAGCAATGTCCCCGGCTCTATTGTTTATCGGCCCGTCTTCGGCCATAAAGGGATATTTCCAGGGCTTAAACAACATGACGCCGTCAGCGGTATCACTGATTGTTGAACAATTTTTCCGGGTAGGCGCCAGTATCTCAGGAGCTTATATGCTGCTGCCCCGGGGGCTGGAGGCTGCCGTTTTAGGCTCTGTTACCGGATATGCCTTAGGGGAGGCCTGCTGTTTTGCAGTTATGCGCTGGTATGATAAAAGCCGTTATATTCCCTTTATATACCGCCCCAGGGCAACCAATTCTGCTACATTACGTGAATTGTTCTACTTTGCCCTCCCTTTAGTTATGATCCGTTTCAGCGGTAGTATAAGCAGCAGTATTGCAGCTTTTTTAATTCCAGCACGATTAATTCAAGCCGGCTTTACCACTGCCCAGGCTACTTCACTATTCGGTAAGTTGATGGGAATGGCACTTCCTCTGCTGTTTCTTCCTACGGTAGCAATTATGCCCCTGTCCACAACACTGGTTCCTACCATAACGTCTGCCGTATCCCTTCACAACCGTCAACTCACTAAAAGACTGATAAACTTTGCTTTTTCACTCACCTTTTTACTGGGAGGCATAACGTCAGTAATTTTTTTCTTATTTCCGGAACAACTGGTTAATTTGTTCTATAATACTCCTGCCGTTGCTCCCCTGGTCGTGGGGATGGCCCCTGCTGTTCCCTTCGCCTATACTCAGTTTACCGGGTTAGCAATCCTAAACGCAATAGGTTTGCCCAGGCAGGCCTTCTTCACCGATATAATTTCAAATATCGCCTTTTTGACACTTGTTTTTTTTCTTGTGGGAAATCCACAGTTGGGAATTCAGGGAGCCGTTTGGGCATTGAACATTTCCTTTTTCTTTGGTGCCATAGTTGTCCTGGTGTTGATATATTATGGTATTAAAAAATTATAA
- a CDS encoding SdpI family protein, which produces MYDFLKVVVSPLVLFIAGIHFTFRPPMKQNNIIGFRTKLSSRTDDTWKFANDLAGKFMLVLGGGLIVIMSISYFLYLTDIERLISFAAHGTVLSLLITIIFVQVNLKNNYTKDGLRK; this is translated from the coding sequence ATGTATGACTTTTTAAAGGTAGTAGTTTCTCCCTTAGTATTGTTCATTGCGGGGATTCACTTTACTTTCCGTCCACCGATGAAGCAGAATAATATTATCGGATTCCGAACGAAGCTGTCTTCTCGAACAGACGATACATGGAAATTCGCAAACGATCTTGCTGGAAAATTCATGCTAGTATTAGGCGGTGGGTTGATTGTCATCATGTCAATAAGCTATTTTCTCTACTTGACTGATATTGAGCGACTAATTAGTTTTGCTGCACATGGAACAGTACTATCATTACTGATAACAATAATATTTGTTCAAGTCAATTTGAAAAACAATTATACAAAGGATGGTCTTAGAAAATGA
- a CDS encoding sensor histidine kinase: protein MSTAIIGKKPGFLTLVNISFLTTIVSYFIRLLPAVFGLHTITQLIFMIIIQRVLLQVPWSRSTFGTLFSGFLLAMVESISIPFLANLFSYDIKEVLNNPILRLLLFTPHLFILIGFRYLALKREWFPICFEGFLNDKAFKQRASYQLYLLMFCLIQIFVLAFLNINLYIYNAGIYRSFTLSTLLIVINITIFTSIATSILMVQNLLKVTKKQVQLESQLSFTKELHTLNTKIQSQQHDFLNHLTALYGFIYVKEYTKAQKYMESLYSNVTHLRGMLKIRPPELGALLSIKKRKAEKKNIDFQWKIRWDNDRFVLSADELVQVIGNLLDNAIDAAEQAAEKKINLTVTSNNLGVRIVTVNTCSPIPDSTLKNLFNAGYTTKDKSTNSGLGLYIIKEIVEKYGGDIDMQMIPDNSSLQIATFIPG, encoded by the coding sequence TTGAGTACTGCCATAATTGGGAAAAAACCTGGTTTTCTTACTCTGGTCAACATATCTTTTTTGACTACAATTGTTTCTTATTTTATCAGGTTGTTACCGGCAGTATTTGGGCTGCACACAATTACCCAACTAATATTCATGATTATCATACAGAGGGTATTGTTACAAGTTCCCTGGAGCAGGTCTACTTTTGGAACTTTATTTTCAGGCTTTTTATTAGCAATGGTAGAAAGTATAAGTATTCCCTTTCTGGCAAATTTATTTAGCTACGACATTAAAGAGGTACTAAATAATCCAATTTTAAGATTATTATTGTTTACCCCTCACCTGTTTATATTAATCGGATTTAGATACCTGGCGTTAAAAAGGGAATGGTTTCCAATATGTTTTGAGGGTTTTTTAAATGACAAAGCCTTTAAGCAAAGGGCTTCATACCAGCTTTACCTGTTAATGTTTTGTCTGATTCAAATATTTGTCCTGGCTTTTCTTAATATTAACTTATACATCTATAATGCTGGAATTTACCGGAGCTTTACTTTAAGCACCCTGCTAATTGTAATTAATATAACTATTTTTACCAGTATAGCAACCAGCATTCTTATGGTCCAGAACCTGTTAAAAGTGACAAAAAAACAGGTACAACTGGAAAGCCAGCTGTCATTCACTAAAGAGTTACATACTTTAAACACAAAAATCCAATCTCAGCAGCATGACTTTCTGAACCATTTAACCGCCTTATATGGATTTATTTACGTGAAGGAATATACTAAGGCACAAAAATATATGGAGTCTCTGTATTCCAATGTTACTCATCTAAGGGGAATGTTAAAGATAAGGCCCCCTGAGCTGGGAGCATTATTGAGTATAAAGAAGCGGAAAGCGGAAAAAAAGAATATTGATTTTCAGTGGAAAATTCGATGGGATAATGACCGATTCGTCCTCTCAGCGGACGAACTTGTCCAGGTGATCGGAAACCTGCTTGACAATGCAATAGATGCTGCGGAACAAGCTGCGGAGAAAAAAATTAATTTAACAGTAACGAGCAACAATTTAGGAGTCAGAATCGTTACGGTCAACACATGCAGCCCGATACCGGACAGTACCTTAAAGAATTTATTTAATGCAGGCTATACCACAAAGGATAAAAGCACTAACAGCGGCTTGGGTTTGTATATTATAAAAGAAATCGTTGAAAAATATGGGGGAGATATTGATATGCAGATGATCCCCGATAATTCCAGCCTTCAGATAGCCACTTTTATTCCCGGTTAA
- a CDS encoding LytR/AlgR family response regulator transcription factor — translation MTLKIVITDDEAGILMVLNNIISTLKGAEIFGEAGTGKDTIELVKRLNPDVVFLDIDLPDIHGIQLAKKLLQIKPELYIVFVTAHINYMWDAIKIYSYDYIVKPINRERVKETIERIQKQLMIENEHNKSIHEVKIPIKDKDSTVFININDIYYLEKAGKKITIHSTRGKFELNKTLKEWEQKLGVSFFRSHKSFIINIRKIEKIETNNRTSYLVSFFDYDYSALLSRNVVHILYDKMQIIK, via the coding sequence GTGACCCTCAAAATAGTCATAACAGATGATGAAGCAGGTATTTTGATGGTCTTAAATAATATAATATCTACACTCAAGGGAGCAGAAATTTTTGGAGAAGCCGGCACAGGGAAAGATACTATAGAACTGGTAAAAAGATTAAATCCTGATGTCGTTTTTTTGGACATAGACCTTCCTGATATTCATGGTATCCAGTTAGCCAAAAAACTGTTACAGATTAAACCGGAATTATATATTGTGTTTGTGACTGCTCATATCAACTACATGTGGGACGCGATAAAAATTTATTCTTACGATTACATAGTAAAACCTATTAATCGGGAACGGGTAAAGGAAACGATTGAAAGGATACAAAAGCAGTTAATGATTGAAAATGAGCATAATAAGTCCATTCATGAAGTAAAAATTCCTATAAAAGATAAAGACTCAACTGTTTTTATCAATATTAATGATATCTATTATCTTGAAAAGGCAGGCAAGAAAATCACTATCCACTCCACCAGGGGAAAGTTTGAATTAAATAAAACCCTTAAGGAGTGGGAACAAAAGCTTGGAGTTTCCTTTTTCCGGAGTCACAAGTCCTTTATCATTAATATAAGAAAGATCGAAAAAATCGAAACAAATAACAGGACATCATATCTAGTCAGCTTTTTTGATTATGATTATTCTGCGTTATTGAGCCGGAATGTGGTTCATATTCTATATGACAAGATGCAGATAATAAAATGA
- a CDS encoding Yip1 family protein yields the protein MKEEIITEEKIEHQGLGSSLKNILFKPSAAFKGANFKGIIIFTIIMMLVGGLLAGWTGVSFITQNPEVPLDEVREMEGMTEESLADVEELMTSETMSMVISISIAVGSVLGIYVGWLIKGGILTLAFNLMGGEAKYSKTLGVLGLAWIPFFLREIVRSAWYISTGEMAATASLLHNHADIFVLWNVLLLIFAFSAVCGLSKKKTAAAVLGYQALNIVLNLGLSSFNNMFTGGIM from the coding sequence ATGAAAGAAGAAATTATCACGGAAGAAAAAATTGAGCATCAGGGTTTGGGCAGCAGTTTAAAAAACATATTATTTAAACCATCTGCAGCCTTCAAAGGGGCAAACTTCAAAGGAATTATTATTTTTACCATCATAATGATGCTGGTGGGGGGGCTGCTAGCCGGTTGGACCGGGGTATCTTTTATTACGCAAAATCCCGAGGTACCATTAGATGAAGTGAGGGAAATGGAAGGCATGACAGAGGAAAGTCTGGCAGACGTTGAAGAACTGATGACCAGCGAAACAATGTCAATGGTCATTTCAATATCTATTGCTGTGGGAAGTGTACTGGGCATATATGTGGGATGGTTGATTAAGGGAGGAATACTCACCCTGGCATTTAACCTTATGGGGGGAGAGGCTAAATACTCTAAGACCCTGGGAGTACTGGGTTTGGCCTGGATACCTTTCTTTTTACGGGAAATTGTCCGAAGTGCATGGTATATATCCACCGGCGAAATGGCAGCCACAGCGTCTCTGCTGCATAATCATGCAGATATTTTTGTCCTGTGGAATGTGCTCCTGTTAATTTTCGCCTTTTCAGCTGTTTGTGGCCTTTCTAAAAAGAAAACTGCAGCGGCTGTATTGGGGTACCAGGCTTTAAATATTGTACTGAATCTGGGGCTCTCTTCCTTTAATAACATGTTTACCGGAGGCATCATGTAA
- a CDS encoding ATP-binding cassette domain-containing protein, with protein sequence MGPSGSGKSTLLYLLGGLESLSGGQITIGKTDITQMDQNQLSLFRRNHIGFIFQSFNLLPQYNALEDVDIPLFFARIPKRERRKKAEEVLNEPLPWWSLSSFLLW encoded by the coding sequence TTGGGGCCGTCAGGTTCTGGAAAGTCCACCCTCCTTTACCTGCTGGGGGGATTGGAATCTTTATCTGGAGGACAGATTACCATTGGGAAAACGGATATTACCCAGATGGACCAGAATCAGCTGAGCCTGTTTCGAAGAAATCATATCGGCTTTATCTTCCAATCGTTCAACCTTCTCCCCCAGTACAATGCTTTGGAAGATGTGGATATACCTCTTTTTTTTGCCCGGATACCCAAAAGGGAAAGACGAAAAAAGGCAGAGGAGGTACTTAACGAGCCATTGCCCTGGTGGTCTTTATCATCATTTTTGCTGTGGTAG
- a CDS encoding AgrD family cyclic lactone autoinducer peptide — protein sequence MFKDISLIDKTSHKFLMLLSFLLFAAAATNISTNSLFMLHQPTPPSGIDKD from the coding sequence ATGTTTAAGGATATATCTTTGATAGACAAAACAAGTCATAAGTTCCTTATGCTCCTCAGTTTCTTATTATTTGCCGCTGCAGCAACTAACATTAGCACTAACAGTTTATTTATGTTACATCAACCAACGCCCCCGTCTGGCATTGACAAGGATTAG
- a CDS encoding accessory gene regulator ArgB-like protein gives MKDIVVKTMGNKLGTMVAHRTGQPHQGELLSFGAEIIIGCSIKLVFLFLLSSVFGVVRETFLILFVTGFLRTFSGGAHCNSYYKCLMVSSFVILGLSITVSRLESYLIHLPQYIILLVLLLSLILFLIYSPKAPLNKPLKNEAEKKKFWLLSILSAALFSFFVLKTGSKNIGSWLIAAGLLWQAFTLTPAGFHFIELFNLFKQEGGVDNV, from the coding sequence TTGAAGGATATAGTTGTGAAAACCATGGGGAATAAGTTGGGTACTATGGTTGCCCACAGAACAGGACAACCTCACCAGGGAGAATTGTTGAGCTTCGGAGCAGAAATTATAATTGGCTGTTCCATAAAACTGGTCTTTTTGTTTCTCCTGTCGTCTGTGTTTGGAGTAGTGCGGGAAACTTTTTTGATTCTTTTTGTCACAGGTTTTCTTAGAACTTTTTCTGGAGGAGCTCATTGTAACTCATACTACAAGTGTTTAATGGTAAGTTCTTTCGTCATTCTGGGTTTGAGTATAACCGTCAGCAGGCTAGAAAGTTATTTAATCCATCTACCGCAATATATAATTCTCCTGGTCTTACTTTTATCACTGATTCTTTTTCTAATTTATTCCCCTAAAGCTCCCTTAAATAAGCCCCTGAAAAATGAAGCAGAAAAAAAGAAATTTTGGTTGTTATCTATTCTGTCCGCTGCCCTGTTTTCTTTCTTCGTTCTCAAAACAGGGTCAAAAAATATTGGAAGCTGGTTAATCGCAGCGGGTTTACTATGGCAGGCTTTTACGTTAACCCCGGCAGGTTTTCATTTTATTGAGTTATTTAACTTATTCAAACAGGAAGGAGGTGTGGATAATGTTTAA